AATTATTTATCGGTTTAATTTTTAGTATTTCATGTTTGAAAACTATTACACGAGTAcattaaatttatattttaggCTAATTTTAGTTCTTTCCGTCAATTAATACTGTGGTTTTATTTCTTACCTATTTTTAAGGACATTTTCATCACTTTATTTCCCACTGGTTTCACTTAGCTTATAACTAGCATTTTCTACCATTCAaacttattgttatataaGCATTTAAATGTTTATGATAGAGTTTTTTTTAGCATATTATTATAACAATATGTTTGTTGGTTTATGAACATAtacaatatgaaatatatgctgGTTAATTTTGTAATTACAAACTTTAACTTGGTTATAATAGTTGTGGAAAATGAATGATGCtcattaattttataatgaaatgGTATGAACTAATCAACTTGttcttttaaaagaaaaaatataagttaaaattggaggaaaatgaaaaatgaaatcaGAGGGAAATAAAGTGACGAAAATGCCCATAAAAATTGGTAGGAAATAAAGTCACTAACAATTTTAATTGACGGAAGAAACTAAAATTAGTCTGAAATATAAACTTAAGGTactaatgcgatagttttcaaACGTGAGAtactaaaagttagaataACAAATAATCTGAGTATTGCTAGTTGAATTCTCCCTGATAATTTAGTTTAACAGTAGCACTGGAATAAAAAAAGATTCTCTAAGTTCTGCCCTAGCCTACTATATATAGGTAGCTTATTGCGATTATATGACATTAGGGTTCCGATCAGACAATCTGTATCAGTATCGATCACAAAGTACCGATAATTAAACATGTCTCTTCAAGGTAAGGTGGAGGCTGAAATTGAACTCACATCACCTGCTGACAAGTTCTACAACATCTTCAAGAGTCAAGCTCACCACGTCCCAAACACTTCTGCAAGTGGTACCATAACCGGAGTTGCGGTGCATGAAGGAGACTGGGAAACTGAAGGATCTATTAAGATTTGGAATTACGAAATAGGTAAGTCATAAGCTCGTAGTTGTACGTTGATCAGGTACTAACTTATTATTACCATCCTGCATTAATCGAAGCTGATTCTGAATTACTCGATAGGATTTCAAATAGAGATTGTCAGTTATATTAGTTGTTAAGGTGTTTTCTTCCGTGTTTATATATAGAGGGCGAGGTTGGGACATTCAAGGAGAAGGTGGAGTTCGACGATGTGAACAAGGCTGCAATTGTCCATGGGTTGGAAGGAGATGTGTTTCAGTATTACAAGAGCTTCAAGGGCGTCTATCAATTCACTCAAAAGGATGAGGGTTGCAGCATTGCAAATCTGTCCATTGAATATGAAAAACTGAGTGAGGAGGTTGCAGCGCCGGATAAGTACATCCGCCTGATGACTAACCTCGTCAAGGATCTTGATGCACACTTCATCAAGGCCTAAAGAGGAATAATCGATCAGCTAGCATGCATGCAATACGAGAGCGCGCTTTCATCAATAGCTACTGCTGGGTTTAATTAGTAAAATAAACAATAATCTTCTGTTGTAGTGCATGCTTTAATTTGTTCAAAGGAATAGTATTGTAAGAAATGTGTCAATGGTGATATTATGATGTATTGTATCATTTGTACGTGTATCAAGTTTAATTTGTACCATTAAATATATTAATGTTGGTCGTGTATTAAATTTGCTGGTTGGGGAGTGAAATTTGAGTACCCTAACTTGTTAAtataatatgtcaaaatgtccctatacttttttttctttcgaaattttcagatatgatcATATTTGAAATTTTCATCGTACAAAGTGAGTAACGGGTTTGTGAAATGTAATAACGTACTCTAATTCATTACACCCCTTAGTATCCATCAAACTATATTAATAGATAGATATTGCAACTCGGGTCGTCATCTACGCACAAGACCTTCATGTATCAGTGCTAGGATATGTATCATAATTAACCAAAGGATCCGATTTGCATGCCACGCCAAAATGTGACTCGATCTATTGTGAGCATACACTGATAACACGTGAGATACTGATAATATGGAGGTACTCTTAATTTATGGAGGTCGATCATTTAATGTGGACGTACTCCTATGTTACGAGCAAACATAACACGTGAGATGCTGATAACAAGGGCGGATCCTCCGGATCGGGATCCTCTCCTAATGCAAGCCTACTAATATTGTCTAATAAGTGAATCTCAGCCATTCATTGTAAATCAACGGCAAGATCATTTCTCCTTCTTCATTCCCTTCTTTTCTAAACCtaatgctctctctctctctctctctctctctctctctctctctctctctctcatcccgCCCAACTCAGTAAACTCTTTTCTGGATCCTTCTTTTCTTACAATAGAGAACAATAATAAcagaaaagaagaacaaacaaaCTATGGAAATGGGTCTCTAATCTGGGTGTTCAGTTTTCTAATAAGATGGGTTATGTTtatgaattggaatagtttgCTTGATTTGGGGTATGACTCTTTGATTGTGGATTGGGTTTTGGTTAGGAGGAGCCTGCGTTTGATAGGATTTGTGCTTGTGGTCATTTTGTTAATTCAACATCATCAATTAATCAATCAAATACTTGGTAAGCTTCAAAGGAAGCCTTCGAAGTCAGCTGGCAATCGTGAACTCGGAGGGTGCAAATTTCAATCTTCTTATATacgaatattttctttttgttcagAGTTGAACAACATATATGAAGAGCAAATTGCAGACAGAGAATTTGGGATATgagaggagaaagagagagtctaaatagagaaaataattagaaaatattgAGCATCGCGGTGGAGATTCGGCGACGGAAGAAGAGAGGAGAGACTGGCATAAATGAGGACTTTTGTTTCGGGCAAGGGATCGAAGGGTTGGGGTCTGGGGAttaggggtggacaaactgacccgaaaaccgaaaaaaaccggaccTGAACCCAAACCGAATTCGAACAAATCGAAACccgaatcaaaccgaaccgaacataaaaaaatcgaaccgaaccgattctatttgggttgggttttgggttcagtcccttagaaaccgaaccgacccgaacaacccgaagtcaatggtcaacgttacaaaacgacatcattttgtcatatttataattttacattattattttttttaataaaaaaatagtgtggtcggcctcacagccgcacataatttctaacctaattgacctaatgtataagaggcgcattatttagtcgtcttgcttccttcataatgcgatagttttattttaaacataatataaatgttatgatacattagttgacacttaggaaatcgccaactctaattcaaaatatgatcgatcgacaccagcagatgtgattggtatatatatttagggaccccgtaaaaatttcgtccgttttggacatggtttgaccgttcgtacctacggttaactaaaaaagaggcgttttcacatattgaaaccctattgaccggggctttgccaaatatatttctttagtgcgaccgcgcatgatagataacaaaaattaggtgatttcagatatgcaaacggctttcggcgttcgcatatttgtaataggtcctcccttatggcataatagtggtgttttcgatttaccaaaaattctgacggttaaatgaggtccgaattggatgaaatttttatagggtcactaaatatatataccgattacatcggctggtgtcgatcgatccctagaagtttccttcatatagtcgcttcataatgcgatagttttattttaaacctaatataaaggttatgatacattagttgacacttaggtgatcgtcaactctaattcgaaatatggtcgatcgacaccagcagatgtgattggtatatatatttagggaccccgtaaaaatttcgtccattttggacatggtttgaccgttcgtacctacggttaactaaaaaagaggcgttttcacatattgaaaccccattgaccggggctttgccaaatatatttctttagtgcgaccgcgcatgataagtaacaaaaattaggtgatttcagatatgcaaatggctttcggcgttcgcatatttgtaataggtcctcccttatggcataatagtgatgttttcgatttaccaaaaattctgacggttaaatgaggtccgaattggatgaaaattttatagggtcactaaatatatataaagatcacatcggctggtatcgatcgatccctagaagtttccttcatatagtcgcttcataatgcgatagttttattttaaacctaatataaaggttatgatacattagttgacacttaggtgatcgtcaactctaattcgaaatatggtcgatcgacaccagcagatgtgattggtatatatatttagggaccccgtaaaaatttcatccattttggacatggtttgaccgttcgtacctacggtcaaccaaaaaagaggcgttttcacataataaaacctcattgaccggggctttgccaaatagatttcttcagtgcgaccccgcatgataagtaaaaaaaattaggtgatttcagatatgcaaacggctttcggcgttcacatatttgtaatatgtcctcccttatggcataatagtgatgttttcgatttaccaaaaattccgacggttaaataaggtccgaattggatgaaatttttatagggtcactaaatatatataccgatcacatcggctggtgtcgatcgatccctagaagtttccttcatatagtcgcttcataatgcgatagttttattttaaacctaatataaaggttatgatacattagttgacacttaggtgatcgtcaactctaattcgaaatatggtcgatcgacaccaacagatgtgattggtatatatatttagggaccccgtaaaaatttcgtccattttggacatggtttgaccgttcgtacctacggtcaaccaaaaaagaggcgttttcacataataaatcctcattgaccagggatttgccaaatagatttattcagtgcgaccccgcatgataagtaacaaaaattaggtgatttcagatatgcaaacgactttcggcgctcgcatctttgtaatggattctcctttaggacaaattagtggtgttttcagtttaccggaaattctgacggtcaaactaggtccgaatttgatgaaatttttacatggtcactaaatctatatactgatcacatcggatggtgtcgatcgatccctaaaagtttacttcatatagtcgcttcataatgcgatagttttattataaatctaatataaaggtatgatacattagtggacacttcagcaatcgataactccagttcgaaatatggtcgatcgacaccagcagatgtgatcagtatatatatttagggaacccgtaaaaatttcgtccgatttggatattgattgatcgtccatacttatggtcaagaaaaaaggcgttttgacattaaaatcctcattgaccggggctttgccaaatggaattttttggtgcgaccgcacacaattggtgacaaaaattaggtgatttcatatatgcaaacgatttttagtgttcgcatattggtaatgggtcttcccttatgacataatagtgttgttttcgggtaaaaacccatcgggcttgcgggcctcgacgagcttttcagatccacgggctaaatgatgaggcataagtcaattaggtatgaaataatcattagactattagtttttcatctttatgttaaattttgtacttttaaaattaatatataatattacgtattttacatacgggtaaaaccgaaaaaaaaaccgaactgaaccgaaccgtacgggttgggttgggttgtgggtcacagtctctaaaatagaaaaaccgaaccgaaccgaaccgaatttaaaatttggattgggttatgggttttgtccaaaaccgaaccgaatggacccgtgtccacccctactGGGGATGAGGGCGAGAGAATTAGCTGAGACAAGGGTAGGAGACATTTATTAACATTGAGCTTATCTTCACTATTGATCAATAGTAGATGGTCTCGATTTACTTGTTAGGCAGTATTAGGAGACATTGTATGAGGAGAGGATCCCAGTCCGTATCCTCCCATGCTCAAGCATCCCCAAGACCCCAAccaaacacacaaaaaaagtaatatatttacatatatattttttaatttgactTATCTCATACACCCACCAACACTTAAACTTTCACACACATAAAATAGTAattaattgaatttttttctcttcgtCTTTACAACTGTCAAATTCTAAACACTAATGCCCTAATTACAAAACTAAATTCCAAAATTAGATTGACTGATTTCACTTGGGGCCTTGCAACTGAGTTCTACGCTCCACCACAACACGATCGTCGTCTGTCTCTGCCTACACCCTAGATCTAATGTGGATTTGGGAAATCTCTTTGTGTTTGACACTTTCAGGTGAATGATGCGATTGAAATGAGATTTGAGCTTAGTTTTATTTCGTTTAATTGTTTTAGTTCTTCTGATTTTGAGTTTGGGTTAAGTTGATTActggattttaatatgttagGGTTATGTACTTGTgcttatttttattgttaagaGGAAATTGGAAAAGTCAGGAAAATGAATAGAGAATAATCTAGATTTTAGTTAGTTTAGTTAAATTTAAACTATCGACTGGAAATACATATGTTTTTTAAGAACCATATATTGACTCGTAAAGTTAAATTTTGttagtttaatattttttattgtatGCATTTAAGAGGTTAGACTCATTACTTTCTCTCTTGATTATGTgcattcatttttattttaattaataaaaaaattcacacctttttcttcttcttcttcttcttcttcttcttctatcacTTAAGAGGTTGATAGGATTAATTGTGTTTAATCTGTCTCATATTGTGTTTGTGGGAACGCCTTTGTTTCGAACTCTTCCGatcgatcttcttcttcttcttcttcttcttcttcttcttcttcttcttcttcttcttcttcttcttcttcttcttcttcttcttcttcttcttcttcttcttcttcttcttcttcttcttcttcttcttcttcttctatcacTTAAGAGGTTGATAGGATTAATTGTGTTTAATCTGTCCTCATATTGTGTTTGTGGGAACTCCTTTGTTTCGAACTCTTCCGATCGAAGTTCCATGGATACCTAATAAGTACGAGTTTGGTATGAATGACGATTGTGTTTGTGGGAACTCCTTTGTTTCGAACTCTTCCGATCGAAGTTCCATGGATACCTAATAAGTACGAGTTTGGTATGAATGACGTTCGTTGCTGAAAGGGTTTTACGAAACAAAATATTAGCCCCTCCTTATAATCTAAGTCTCCACAATGTACTTCtcaaatttttaatttcaacCGTAAAGTTAAATTTTGttagtttaatattttttattgtatGCATTTAAGAGGTTAGACTCATTACTTTCTCTCTTGATTATGTgcattcatttttattttaattaataaaaaaattcacacctttttcttcttcttcttcttcttctatcacTTAAGAGGTTGATAGGATTAATTGTGTTTAATCTGTCTCATATTGTGTTTGTGGGAACGCCTTTGTTTCGAACTCTTCCGatcgatcttcttcttcttcttcttcttcttcttcttcttcttcttcttcttcttcttcttcttcttcttcttcttcttcttcttcttcttcttcttcttcttcttcttcttcttcttcttcttcttctatcacTTAAGAGGTTGATAGGATTAATTGTGTTTAATCTGTCCTCATATTGTGTTTGTGGGAACTCCTTTGTTTCGAACTCTTCCGATCGAAGTTCCATGGATACCTAATAAGTACGAGTTTGGTATGAATGACGATTGTGTTTGTGGGAACTCCTTTGTTTCGAACTCTTCCGATCGAAGTTCCATGGATACCTAATAAGTACGAGTTTGGTATGAATGACGTTCGTTGCTGAAAGGGTTTTACGAAACAAAATATTAGCCCCTCCTTATAATCTAAGTCTCCACAATGTACTTCtcaaatttttaatttcaacCCATTACTCATTTCACTCACAATGTTTTACTAATTAGTTCATTCCGTCCACCACCATCCAAATTGCCTATTAAATTCTTTCAATATCATTAAACTTCCTGAAATGCccttatctatttttatttttattcttcagTTTATTCAAGtctcaactctcaactacCAACATCTATGAAAAACCAACCTCTCTGGCGGAAACCAATACGCGTGACGCTCCACTGCTATAGCCTCAGTAAGACAGAGACGATCAACACGATGCCCACGGCGATGGAGTTCTTCAACGAGTTCAGTATAGACGGCTTCATCGGTGAGAACAAGCTTGCCGACCTTGATGATTCCTACATGACCGACTCCTCCGCCGCCATATAATGTTCTGATGTAATTCTAAGCTTGGTAGTTAAAATCTTATCCGACTCAATAAGCTATTAATCTCTGAATCATGGGAGATGGGTCGTCAAGCTTGCTTGACCCATTTCAATTACTTAATTGTTTCTACAATAAGTgcaaagtttcaatcttttacATCAATTTTTACTGGCTTTTATTCCAGCTGTTTGTTGCCATTGGTGATGATGATAGTGATGGTTTTTATGATTCTGTCATGTATAGATTGATTAGTTTTAGTCATATGACTCATATCTACTGGATATTTTCATTTGCTTTTCTCGAATTTGTTTGGTGCTAAATTTAACTAGCATATAgtttatttgttgaaatatgagTTTCTTTAAGGGATGGAATATGCTTCCTTTACTTaaagttcaatttttttctgaATTTTTTGATTGTATTAATGGTTAAAAGAATTCACTTGAGATTTGAATATTGCTGACCATTAATAGAAGATGGTTTTAACGTCTCAACATAATGACAAATTTGTCTGCCATGCCTTAGAAGCATTGGCAAAGCTATCATAGAATTTATTGCATTACTTGGTCTGCACTTAGTTCTGTGTAGTGTGTGGTTCGGGAGCTTTCAGTGGCCAAGCTATCATTTTTTCGTTTAGAAGCCAATCTATCATtgtgaaacaaaaaaaatttgataaatagAGGAGGCCATtatatgaaaacaaagaaTAAGGGTTATAAGTGACTTTTAGCACTAACTTAATAGATATTTTGGATGGTGGTGGACGGGAATAGATCAATTAGTTGAAAATTGGGAGTGAAATAAGTGATGGGTTTAACTTAAAAGTCACTGAAGTAAACTATCGAGActcttaaattataaaaagtgaCCAGTAGtctaattttttgttttatatatataataaacacGGAGTAGCTAAGACCCTTGTATTGTATTCTGTTTTTCTTACTATCCTATCCTGATCGACTTTTGATCCTTGTAGGTTTATTGGATTTGACTATTCCATCTCGTTACTTTCAGCTCAAGCAAGAGTTAAATTGGATGGGGGCTTCAACTAGGAATCCAGGATACATAGTTTTTGGTTAACCGAACGCAAAAATGATCATATCGATCAATTATTGATTTTATATCTTTGAA
This is a stretch of genomic DNA from Argentina anserina chromosome 4, drPotAnse1.1, whole genome shotgun sequence. It encodes these proteins:
- the LOC126791241 gene encoding MLP-like protein 28 translates to MSLQGKVEAEIELTSPADKFYNIFKSQAHHVPNTSASGTITGVAVHEGDWETEGSIKIWNYEIEGEVGTFKEKVEFDDVNKAAIVHGLEGDVFQYYKSFKGVYQFTQKDEGCSIANLSIEYEKLSEEVAAPDKYIRLMTNLVKDLDAHFIKA